The sequence below is a genomic window from Mycobacteroides abscessus ATCC 19977.
AAACACGTCGTTGGTGATCTTCGAAAGACGGCGCATGGTCTGCGCCAGCGAACCCGCCGAGGACACCAGCTCGGGGCGCCGGCTATCCAAATCCGACACCATCTGACGCGTCTGGGTGAGCACCTTGTCCAGGCTGGCGTTCTGCTGCGCGAGATTTCCGGTGACGGTGTTGAGGCTGGTGATCGCATTACCCAGCGCCTGGTCACGTCCTGCGAATGCCTTTGTCAGCGTGGAGGTTTGACTAACCAAAGTGACGATGGACGCGTTGTCTCCCTGCAGCGACTGGATGACGCCCTTGGTGAGGTTGTCTGCCTGCTCCGGCGAGAGCGTGCTGAACAGCGGCTCATAGCCGTTGAGCAGGGTGGTGACGTCGAAGGACGGATCGGTGCGTTCCACCGGGATCGTCGCTCCCGCGGCCAGCACCGTGTCGCCGGCGGGCCCGCCGGACTTACCCGGTGACAGTCCGACATAGCGCTGGCCCACGATGTTCTGGTACGTCACCGAGGCAATCGTGTTGCCGTACAGCTTTTGATCGTTCTGGACCACGAAGTCGACCCGCGCCCGCTCGTTGTCGACAAGCTCGATCTTCTGCACACGCCCGACCCGTACGCCGGCCATGCGCACATCGTCGCCTTCACGCAATCCGTACACATCGGTGAAAATTGCCGAATAGGCGGTGGTGCTGCCTGATACCTCGCGCAGCAGGGTGGCGTAGACCAACCACCCCAGGGTCAGGGCCACGGTCATGAAGACCGTCAGACCGATCAATGGACCACGGAATCTCATGAGGGCCCTTCCTTGACGAACGACACCGCGCTCCCCCTGGCCACCGGGCCGAGCAGCAATTGAGTCGCGGGGGTCGCTGAGCCCCCAGCGATCACACGCAGTTGATCCCGCTCACCGCGGCTGCCGACCGGGCCGACGTTTCCGCCGTACGACGCGGGTGCGACGGCAGGCCTGCCTGCTCCGTTGATCCCACCGGGAGCCACCGGCGCGGGTGGTATCGGTGGTGTGGCCGGTGGCGGCGGCGGTTCCAGATCGTCGGGGTCGGAGGTACCCGGTACACGAGGCATGGGGTACGGCTGCCATGGCGGTAGCGGCGGGTTGGGATCAATAAGGTTCGGTCCGCCCGGGGGCACGACTCTCGGAGGGCCGACCGCGACCAGATTTCCATTGGGGCCGATCACCGTTCCGGCGGGTGGAGCCAGATCGGCCGGCGGTTTGTAGTTCTGCGGCAAGAGTGTCTCGGGGAGATCCGGACGCACCACCTGCTCGGGGGCGGTGAAACAGCTCGGCCCCTTCACGTCTCCGTACCGGGGGCAATCGGCGCGGGTGTAGGTATAGCTCGGCGCCAAGGTGACCGCGATCGGCATATTGGGGACGTCTCGGTCCGCCATCCACATGTGCTCAAACCAGTTGCGGGACAACTTGTTGATGTTCCGGAAGATCGGAACGAATTTGTCGGCGTTCTTCGCGAAGACGCCGATGGGCGGGGTGAGTCCGGTGGTGATGCCGATGAGCTGGTCCGTGTGGTTGTCAAAGGCTTGCTTGTTGGTACCCACCGTGGTCAGCCCGGCGTGCACGAGTGCCGTTAGTTGCTCGCGCTTCTCGGCGAGGGTCTGCATGGGCCGCACCGCCTGGTGCAGCGAGTCCAGCAGGTCGGGCGCGCTTTGTTTCAGGCCCTCCGTGGCATTGAGCAGTGCCG
It includes:
- a CDS encoding MlaD family protein, producing the protein MRFRGPLIGLTVFMTVALTLGWLVYATLLREVSGSTTAYSAIFTDVYGLREGDDVRMAGVRVGRVQKIELVDNERARVDFVVQNDQKLYGNTIASVTYQNIVGQRYVGLSPGKSGGPAGDTVLAAGATIPVERTDPSFDVTTLLNGYEPLFSTLSPEQADNLTKGVIQSLQGDNASIVTLVSQTSTLTKAFAGRDQALGNAITSLNTVTGNLAQQNASLDKVLTQTRQMVSDLDSRRPELVSSAGSLAQTMRRLSKITNDVFPSLEEIITRQPGFTNHVVGIEPQYAFLGDNLPIVLKGLSRFYSEGAFINVYMCDLNLTGFFPGLNDVIPIIVNAATPGNVAQYTPRCRNMANG
- a CDS encoding MlaD family protein, whose protein sequence is MPNPFEVDGRGPSGNQLLTLAVVTLVAIVALTGAMLLKSAGRLNDYVRVVADLTNVGDGLPQKSDVKYHGVLVGEVDDVTPATGSEPNFVYINLKPEYAKTIPSSATARVVPSNVFAVSSVQLVDRGPGAPIRDGAHIAEDHELPTVLFQTTVSKLRDLLNATGRGRDDNSVGILAAVGAATDSRRAKLLAGGAQLNRLINELNAIVATDTGPSTVSALLNATEGLKQSAPDLLDSLHQAVRPMQTLAEKREQLTALVHAGLTTVGTNKQAFDNHTDQLIGITTGLTPPIGVFAKNADKFVPIFRNINKLSRNWFEHMWMADRDVPNMPIAVTLAPSYTYTRADCPRYGDVKGPSCFTAPEQVVRPDLPETLLPQNYKPPADLAPPAGTVIGPNGNLVAVGPPRVVPPGGPNLIDPNPPLPPWQPYPMPRVPGTSDPDDLEPPPPPATPPIPPAPVAPGGINGAGRPAVAPASYGGNVGPVGSRGERDQLRVIAGGSATPATQLLLGPVARGSAVSFVKEGPS